The Nocardia sp. NBC_00508 nucleotide sequence GTGGACCTACGCGGGTTCGGCGGCTCCAACGGCTGCCCGGATTTCGGCGGCCCGGGTGAGCGAGCGGACGTCGCCGCCGCGGTGGAGTGGGCGGCGAGCCAGCCGTGGTCCACCGGGAAGGTGGGCATGTTCGGCGTCTCCTACGAGGGGTGGACCGGGCTGATGGGTCTGGCCGGCAAGGCGAAGGGCCTCGCGGCGGTCGCCGCGTTCGAGCCGGTCGTCGACCCGTACTCCTACCTGTACATGCAGGGCGTCTCGTGGAAGTTCTCCGGCAAGCCGATCACCGAAAACGGCGTGCGCCCTGCCGATTCCGCCGGATTGGAGCATCTGCTCATCGCGTCCACCCCGCCGCGTCCGGAGGACGGCGGCGAATACCAGTCGAACGCAACGCAATTGCCGTGGCAGTGCTACCAGCACTACCTCTCCCAGGTCGCCGATCACACCCCGGACACCAGCTTCTGGCGCGATCGTGATCTCGTCGCTCCCCTGCGCGGCAACACGATTCCGCTGTTCCTCGGCCAAGGCTTCGTCGACTACAACACCCGCGCCTACCGAGTGTTCGACCTGTGGAACGGTCTCGGCCCCGGTGCGCATCGAGCCTGGTTCGGTCAGTGGGGCCACCGCACCTGTCACGACAAGTGCGGCACGCCGCACTTCGACACCGAACTGCTCGCCTTTTTCGATAAGCATGTGGCGGAACGCGACGTCGAGATTCCCGGCCCGCGGATCACCGTCAGCCAGTTCGACGGCCAATGGCGCGCGGAGACCGCGTGGCCGCCCGCCGATGCGCAGCGGGTCGCGGTCGAGCTGCGTCCCGGTCGCTACACCGACCGCGGCCTGGTTCCGGGACCCGACCGCGAAGTCTGGTCGGTGTCCGAGCCGCTGACCCACGATCAGCACCTGTCCGGCATCCCGACCGCGACGCTGCGGCTGAGCGGTCCG carries:
- a CDS encoding CocE/NonD family hydrolase, which produces MVSERPVLLRALCGLLLLLGAITPVTANAEPLRVPFQWKQAFIDSTDGTRLHADIVRPAGISEDTRTPVILTVSPYRAHSAYLSEPRLTGGPSTDNLSAELFLNAGYTYVIVDLRGFGGSNGCPDFGGPGERADVAAAVEWAASQPWSTGKVGMFGVSYEGWTGLMGLAGKAKGLAAVAAFEPVVDPYSYLYMQGVSWKFSGKPITENGVRPADSAGLEHLLIASTPPRPEDGGEYQSNATQLPWQCYQHYLSQVADHTPDTSFWRDRDLVAPLRGNTIPLFLGQGFVDYNTRAYRVFDLWNGLGPGAHRAWFGQWGHRTCHDKCGTPHFDTELLAFFDKHVAERDVEIPGPRITVSQFDGQWRAETAWPPADAQRVAVELRPGRYTDRGLVPGPDREVWSVSEPLTHDQHLSGIPTATLRLSGPPTATVAVELYDIAPDLRATVITRGIAPVGDTAEVRLLAQDWPIAAGHRIGVRITDVVDDVWSHAPAFAPVTVAAASVELPLLAGTRHPDLPGGLTEGIVKWRNEKTIALDPGMLNNATVSMNLPNRTGAR